One region of Girardinichthys multiradiatus isolate DD_20200921_A chromosome 1, DD_fGirMul_XY1, whole genome shotgun sequence genomic DNA includes:
- the LOC124874085 gene encoding NACHT, LRR and PYD domains-containing protein 12-like isoform X1 — MEKVDVLTRILKAEDTATILGGQSPASVINSGKYVPVTAKTQKDNLRCLDDAIRTALCGEIRTVVVVGPEGSGKSTALHKLVADWAKGECLQNFSYVFNFQFKEMGSSAGELCLETLIQQGHHQIPPESMCLVAEKPEGVLFVFDGLDEYKHSLDPSVHTLTSDLNQPASVSCLLASLLDGALLKGAAFLVVTRPTDNVKFLKGTQLEMLGFQKQQRQVYFNNFFTDHAAANKAFLHMERTLGFYDFCAAPKFCWTVCSIYKWLIDSDTKLPETLSQLFVHILVLLIQTLSLSKACSRGLVLALGRMASHCLHNQHSSCSKHAIDSFGFQQNLTAVDSFLTVQGEEEFSFHSQLIQEFVLAVAFFLDVSTYDDVEKMLDNHKGGAKLLDFFMSGLSEPAQYRLLEDLLGMFSSDQIKGFKSWFKSSSEKTLREYNKSEHYRCFHLLHQSQNESLVKEILTPPAHPRVLHENLRLQDCVALNYVITCLGKRETLSVSRTSVLRETMEVLAPSVSLLHTVILSNCSIYKESVPLLASAVSLGVTRELDLSHSNLGDEKLQILCTGLGKTELHRLNLSVCELTAACCGDLASVLTSETSQLRILQMMFNQIGDQGFTKLCEAMHSPNCKLEELEIPNCDLTAASMEAFAASLYSGESKLRRIDFKDNMIGDSGVQALCKALRQPLCKLQSLGLFGSGLTGACCSDLKEVFMSEHCSLTELDLSLNDLGQEGALLLCQGLKRPSCPIEILRLTRCELTPAVFNDLGSVLKNGTCQIKSLHLDINSVGDKGVKYLWDVVAHPSCLLEELNVEMTELTDACVEDLCAALRDNNTLKRLELRNNCLTDAAVPAIVQVMKEKVSMEELNLKYNDFSEDVFEMFEKCHNIRY, encoded by the exons ATGGAGAAAGTTGATGTGCTGACTCGCATCCTGAAGGCAGAGGACACCGCAACGATTCTCGGTGGACAATCTCCTGCCAGCGTCATTAACAGCGGGAAGTACGTACCTGTCACCGCTAAAACTCAGAAGGACAACCTGCGCTGCCTAGATGATGCCATCCGAACCGCTCTGTGTGGTGAGATCCGAACTGTTGTAGTGGTTGGTCCAGAAGGATCGGGTAAAAGCACTGCTCTGCACAAGCTTGTTGCGGACTGGGCTAAAGGAGAATGCCTTCAAAACTTCTCATATGTTTTCAATTTCCAGTTCAAAGAAATGGGTTCTTCTGCAGGTGAACTCTGTTTGGAAACCTTAATCCAACAAGGTCACCATCAAATCCCCCCCGAGTCAATGTGCCTGGTTGCAGAGAAGCCTGAAGGTGTGTTGTTTGTATTTGATGGTCTGGATGAGTACAAGCACAGCCTGGACCCCTCAGTCCACACCCTGACCTCTGACCTGAACCAGCCGGCCTCTGTGTCCTGTTTATTGGCCAGTCTGCTTGACGGAGCCCTGCTGAAAGGAGCTGCCTTTCTAGTTGTAACCAGGCCCACAGATAACGTGAAGTTTCTCAAAGGGACTCAGCTAGAGATGCTGGGCTTTCAGAAGCAGCAAAGACAGGTCTACTTTAACAACTTCTTTACTGACCACGCTGCAGCCAACAAAGCATTTCTGCACATGGAAAGAACTCTGGGATTTTATGATTTCTGTGCAGCTCCTAAGTTCTGTTGGACAGTCTGCTCTATTTACAAGTGGCTCATTGATTCAGATACCAAACTTCCTGAGACTCTATCTCAGCTGTTTGTACATATTCTGGTCCTCCTGATTCAGACTCTCTCACTGAGCAAAGCCTGCAGTAGAGGGTTGGTGTTGGCTCTTGGCAGAATGGCCTCTCACTGCCTCCACAACCAGCATTCAAGCTGTTCTAAACACGCCATTGATTCCTTTGGTTTTCAACAAAACCTTACCGCTGTGGACAGTTTCTTGACAGTACAAGGTGAAGAGGAGTTCTCCTTCCACTCCCAACTGATACAGGAGTTTGTCTTGGCTGTAGCTTTCTTTTTGGACGTGTCGACATATGATGACGTGGAGAAGATGCTGGATAATCACAAAGGTGGAGCAAAGTTACTAGATTTCTTTATGTCAGGGCTCTCAGAGCCAGCCCAGTACAGATTGTTGGAGGACTTACTGGGAATGTTCAGCTCTGATCAAatcaaaggttttaaaagctGGTTTAAAAGCAGCTCAGAGAAAACACTGAGAGAGTACAACAAATCTGAGCACTACAGATGTTTCCATTTGCTGCATCAATCCCAAAATGAGAGTTTGGTAAAGGAGATCCTCACCCCTCCCGCACACCCGCGCGTCTTACATGAAAACCTGAGGCTCCAGGACTGTGTCGCTCTGAATTACGTCATCACATGTCTGGGTAAAAGGGAAACGTTGAGTGTGTCCAGAACAAGTGTGTTACGAGAGACAATGGAGGTCCTGGCTCCATCTGTGAGTCTGTTGCACACTGTGAT CTTGTCAAACTGCTCCATTTATAAAGAATCGGTTCCTCTGCTGGCTTCAGCTGTCAGCCTGGGAGTCACCAGGGAGCTGGATCTCTCTCATTCCAACCTCGGAGATGAAAAGTTACAAATTCTCTGCACAGGACTAGGCAAGACCGAGCTGCACAGACTAAA TCTCAGTGTCTGTGAACTGACTGCGGCCTGCTGTGGCGACCTGGCTTCTGTGCTGACCTCGGAAACCTCCCAACTCCGGATTTTACAAATGATGTTTAATCAGATCGGCGATCAGGGCTTCACAAAACTGTGTGAAGCAATGCATAGTCCAAACTGCAAACTAGAGGAGCTCGA GATTCCAAACTGTGACTTGACGGCAGCATCCATGGAGGCTTTTGCTGCATCTTTGTATTCTGGTGAGTCAAAGCTGAGAAGAATTGACTTTAAGGACAACATGATTGGTGACAGTGGGGTGCAAGCTTTATGCAAAGCCCTGCGACAGCCACTTTGTAAACTGCAGAGCCTCGG ATTGTTTGGTAGCGGTTTAACAGGTGCATGCTGCTCCGACTTGAAGGAGGTCTTCATGTCTGAACACTGCTCTCTGACAGAGCTTGATCTGTCATTGAATGATTTGGGACAGGAGGGGGCGCTGCTGCTTTGCCAAGGCCTAAAAAGACCCAGCTGCCCCATAGAAATCCTTCG CTTGACACGATGTGAGTTAACCCCAGCAGTTTTCAATGACCTGGGATCAGTACTGAAAAATGGGACATGTCAAATCAAGTCTCTGCATTTGGACATCAACAGCGTGGGAGACAAAGGGGTTAAATATCTCTGGGATGTTGTTGCACATCCAAGCTGCTTGTTGGAGGAACTAAA CGTGGAAATGACTGAACTGACGGATGCTTGTGTTGAAGACCTGTGTGCTGCTCTTAGAGACAATAATACCCTGAAACGTCTGGAGCTGAGAAACAACTGTCTTACTGATGCTGCCGTACCTGCGATTGTCCAAGTTATGAAGGAAAAAGTCAGCATGGAGGAGTTGAA CCTGAAGTATAACGACTTCAGTGAAgatgtttttgaaatgtttgagAAATGTCATAACATAAGATACTGA
- the LOC124874085 gene encoding NACHT, LRR and PYD domains-containing protein 3-like isoform X2 has translation MEKVDVLTRILKAEDTATILGGQSPASVINSGKYVPVTAKTQKDNLRCLDDAIRTALCGEIRTVVVVGPEGSGKSTALHKLVADWAKGECLQNFSYVFNFQFKEMGSSAGELCLETLIQQGHHQIPPESMCLVAEKPEGVLFVFDGLDEYKHSLDPSVHTLTSDLNQPASVSCLLASLLDGALLKGAAFLVVTRPTDNVKFLKGTQLEMLGFQKQQRQVYFNNFFTDHAAANKAFLHMERTLGFYDFCAAPKFCWTVCSIYKWLIDSDTKLPETLSQLFVHILVLLIQTLSLSKACSRGLVLALGRMASHCLHNQHSSCSKHAIDSFGFQQNLTAVDSFLTVQGEEEFSFHSQLIQEFVLAVAFFLDVSTYDDVEKMLDNHKGGAKLLDFFMSGLSEPAQYRLLEDLLGMFSSDQIKGFKSWFKSSSEKTLREYNKSEHYRCFHLLHQSQNESLVKEILTPPAHPRVLHENLRLQDCVALNYVITCLGKRETLSVSRTSVLRETMEVLAPSVSLLHTVILSNCSIYKESVPLLASAVSLGVTRELDLSHSNLGDEKLQILCTGLGKTELHRLNLSVCELTAACCGDLASVLTSETSQLRILQMMFNQIGDQGFTKLCEAMHSPNCKLEELEIPNCDLTAASMEAFAASLYSGESKLRRIDFKDNMIGDSGVQALCKALRQPLCKLQSLGLTRCELTPAVFNDLGSVLKNGTCQIKSLHLDINSVGDKGVKYLWDVVAHPSCLLEELNVEMTELTDACVEDLCAALRDNNTLKRLELRNNCLTDAAVPAIVQVMKEKVSMEELNLKYNDFSEDVFEMFEKCHNIRY, from the exons ATGGAGAAAGTTGATGTGCTGACTCGCATCCTGAAGGCAGAGGACACCGCAACGATTCTCGGTGGACAATCTCCTGCCAGCGTCATTAACAGCGGGAAGTACGTACCTGTCACCGCTAAAACTCAGAAGGACAACCTGCGCTGCCTAGATGATGCCATCCGAACCGCTCTGTGTGGTGAGATCCGAACTGTTGTAGTGGTTGGTCCAGAAGGATCGGGTAAAAGCACTGCTCTGCACAAGCTTGTTGCGGACTGGGCTAAAGGAGAATGCCTTCAAAACTTCTCATATGTTTTCAATTTCCAGTTCAAAGAAATGGGTTCTTCTGCAGGTGAACTCTGTTTGGAAACCTTAATCCAACAAGGTCACCATCAAATCCCCCCCGAGTCAATGTGCCTGGTTGCAGAGAAGCCTGAAGGTGTGTTGTTTGTATTTGATGGTCTGGATGAGTACAAGCACAGCCTGGACCCCTCAGTCCACACCCTGACCTCTGACCTGAACCAGCCGGCCTCTGTGTCCTGTTTATTGGCCAGTCTGCTTGACGGAGCCCTGCTGAAAGGAGCTGCCTTTCTAGTTGTAACCAGGCCCACAGATAACGTGAAGTTTCTCAAAGGGACTCAGCTAGAGATGCTGGGCTTTCAGAAGCAGCAAAGACAGGTCTACTTTAACAACTTCTTTACTGACCACGCTGCAGCCAACAAAGCATTTCTGCACATGGAAAGAACTCTGGGATTTTATGATTTCTGTGCAGCTCCTAAGTTCTGTTGGACAGTCTGCTCTATTTACAAGTGGCTCATTGATTCAGATACCAAACTTCCTGAGACTCTATCTCAGCTGTTTGTACATATTCTGGTCCTCCTGATTCAGACTCTCTCACTGAGCAAAGCCTGCAGTAGAGGGTTGGTGTTGGCTCTTGGCAGAATGGCCTCTCACTGCCTCCACAACCAGCATTCAAGCTGTTCTAAACACGCCATTGATTCCTTTGGTTTTCAACAAAACCTTACCGCTGTGGACAGTTTCTTGACAGTACAAGGTGAAGAGGAGTTCTCCTTCCACTCCCAACTGATACAGGAGTTTGTCTTGGCTGTAGCTTTCTTTTTGGACGTGTCGACATATGATGACGTGGAGAAGATGCTGGATAATCACAAAGGTGGAGCAAAGTTACTAGATTTCTTTATGTCAGGGCTCTCAGAGCCAGCCCAGTACAGATTGTTGGAGGACTTACTGGGAATGTTCAGCTCTGATCAAatcaaaggttttaaaagctGGTTTAAAAGCAGCTCAGAGAAAACACTGAGAGAGTACAACAAATCTGAGCACTACAGATGTTTCCATTTGCTGCATCAATCCCAAAATGAGAGTTTGGTAAAGGAGATCCTCACCCCTCCCGCACACCCGCGCGTCTTACATGAAAACCTGAGGCTCCAGGACTGTGTCGCTCTGAATTACGTCATCACATGTCTGGGTAAAAGGGAAACGTTGAGTGTGTCCAGAACAAGTGTGTTACGAGAGACAATGGAGGTCCTGGCTCCATCTGTGAGTCTGTTGCACACTGTGAT CTTGTCAAACTGCTCCATTTATAAAGAATCGGTTCCTCTGCTGGCTTCAGCTGTCAGCCTGGGAGTCACCAGGGAGCTGGATCTCTCTCATTCCAACCTCGGAGATGAAAAGTTACAAATTCTCTGCACAGGACTAGGCAAGACCGAGCTGCACAGACTAAA TCTCAGTGTCTGTGAACTGACTGCGGCCTGCTGTGGCGACCTGGCTTCTGTGCTGACCTCGGAAACCTCCCAACTCCGGATTTTACAAATGATGTTTAATCAGATCGGCGATCAGGGCTTCACAAAACTGTGTGAAGCAATGCATAGTCCAAACTGCAAACTAGAGGAGCTCGA GATTCCAAACTGTGACTTGACGGCAGCATCCATGGAGGCTTTTGCTGCATCTTTGTATTCTGGTGAGTCAAAGCTGAGAAGAATTGACTTTAAGGACAACATGATTGGTGACAGTGGGGTGCAAGCTTTATGCAAAGCCCTGCGACAGCCACTTTGTAAACTGCAGAGCCTCGG CTTGACACGATGTGAGTTAACCCCAGCAGTTTTCAATGACCTGGGATCAGTACTGAAAAATGGGACATGTCAAATCAAGTCTCTGCATTTGGACATCAACAGCGTGGGAGACAAAGGGGTTAAATATCTCTGGGATGTTGTTGCACATCCAAGCTGCTTGTTGGAGGAACTAAA CGTGGAAATGACTGAACTGACGGATGCTTGTGTTGAAGACCTGTGTGCTGCTCTTAGAGACAATAATACCCTGAAACGTCTGGAGCTGAGAAACAACTGTCTTACTGATGCTGCCGTACCTGCGATTGTCCAAGTTATGAAGGAAAAAGTCAGCATGGAGGAGTTGAA CCTGAAGTATAACGACTTCAGTGAAgatgtttttgaaatgtttgagAAATGTCATAACATAAGATACTGA
- the trh gene encoding pro-thyrotropin-releasing hormone, with product MKSTCLFVLASFVICSLAVSDGQGLPAEDEMDRSTTIDNIMLQKAQSLLLRSILKKLQDEDGRNDGIFSQPEWVTKRQHPGKRYFEDLEKRQHPGRREGGDDEQFWDVQKRQHPGKREDEIHSFMEFQKRQHPGKRSTAGHIPDSPIALLNELSKRQHPGKRYLVLHSKRQHPGKRFLDDEDGEADWTEDGVEDMSELEKRQHPGKRFWDNSSPELSTSSPCDVLDPDSCSKTSLLLDFLENINKSHAEEKRQHPGKRFAPKEDLEEGE from the exons ATGAAGTCGACATGCCTCTTCGTCCTGGCATCTTTTGTGATCTGCAGCTTGGCGGTGTCTGACGGACAGGGTCTTCCTGCTGAGGATGAGATGGACCGAAGTACCACCATAGACAACATCATGCTGCAGAAAGCACAGAGCCTCCTGTTACGGTCCATTCTCAAAAAGCTGCAGGATGAAGACGGCAGAAATG atgggATTTTCTCACAGCCGGAATGGGTGACAAAAAGACAGCATCCCGGTAAGAGGTACTTCGAGGATCTGGAGAAGCGGCAGCATCCAGGCAGAAGAGAAGGGGGCGACGACGAGCAGTTCTGGGATGTGCAAAAGAGACAGCACCCCGGCAAACGCGAAGATGAAATTCATTCCTTCATGGAGTTCCAGAAGAGGCAGCATCCAGGGAAACGCTCCACCGCGGGACACATTCCTGACAGCCCTATCGCGCTGCTCAATGAACTTTCCAAGCGCCAGCACCCGGGCAAGCGTTACCTGGTACTGCACAGCAAGCGCCAACACCCGGGTAAGCGTTTTCTCGACGATGAGGACGGCGAAGCAGACTGGACTGAGGACGGAGTGGAAGATATGTCCGAGCTGGAAAAGCGTCAGCACCCAGGAAAACGCTTTTGGGATAACTCCAGTCCGGAATTAAGCACCAGCAGTCCGTGTGATGTTTTGGACCCTGACAGCTGCAGTAAGACCAGTCTGCTGCTCGACTTTCTGGAAAACATCAACAAAAGTCACGCCGAAGAGAAGAGACAACACCCGGGAAAAAGGTTTGCACCAAAGGAAGATTTGGAGGAAGGAGAGTAG